The nucleotide sequence GCGCGGGGCTGAGGACCGGCCGCGTCCTCACTGCCCGTTCGAGACTTCTGGCGTCCTCGCCCCGCGAGGGCGGTGGGAGCGGAGGCACGCGGACCGAGACAGCCTCAGCCCTCGATTGCGTCCGCCGCGGCCTCGATCCCGGCCATGTCGTCGTCCGAGAGACCGAAATGGTGGCCGATCTCGTGGACGAGGACGTGGGTGACGAGGTGGCCCAGCGTCTCGTCGTGCTCGGCCCAGTAGTCAAGCAGCGGCCGGCGGTAGAGCCAGACGGCGTTGGGCATCTGCCCCGTGGCGACCTCGCCGGACTGCGCCAGCCCGACGCCGCGGAACAGACCAAGCAGGTCGAATTCCGATTCGCAGCCCATCTCGGTCAACGTCTCGTCGTCGGGGAAGTCATCGACGTGGATGCGCACGCCCGCGCACAGGGCTCGGAATTCCTCCGGCAGGGCGGCGAAGGCGGCGTCGGCCAGGGCCTCGATCTCGGCCAGACTCGGCGCCCTGGCCTCGGCCCAGCGGCCCGGATCACCCTCGCTCACGGCGCGGAGGGCTCCGTCGGAACGACGGGCAGCACGCAGCGCGTCAGGAAGGCGGCCAGATCGCTGGTGATGTGGTCGATATGCGGCTCCTTCACCGCTTCCTGCTCGAACCGCTCGCGGAACGGGTCGGGCGTCTGCGGCACCACAAGCACGGTCGCCATGCCGAGGTCGTGCGGTACCACGAGGTTGCGGGCAATGTCCTCGAAC is from Methylorubrum sp. B1-46 and encodes:
- a CDS encoding metallopeptidase family protein, with product MSEGDPGRWAEARAPSLAEIEALADAAFAALPEEFRALCAGVRIHVDDFPDDETLTEMGCESEFDLLGLFRGVGLAQSGEVATGQMPNAVWLYRRPLLDYWAEHDETLGHLVTHVLVHEIGHHFGLSDDDMAGIEAAADAIEG